DNA from Candidatus Eremiobacteraceae bacterium:
GAATCGACCTCGCGAAGCGCGTTCTCAACGGAGACTGGCGCGCACTCGCACGCTCCATTTCGCTCATCGAGAACGACGACCCCGCTGCCGCCGCGCTCGTCGCGATGCTCTACCCGAGGACCGGTCACGCGCAGGTCATCGGCGTCACGGGACCACCCGGCGCCGGGAAAAGCACGCTCGTCGACGTCCTCGCCGCGCTCATACGTAAGGAAGAGCGGACGGTCGGTATCGTCGCTGTCGATCCATCGAGTCCGTTCACCGGCGGCGCGGTGCTCGGCGACCGTGTTCGGATGCAGCGTCACGCCGGCGATCCCGGCGTCTTCATCAGAAGCATGGCTTCACGCCGCAGCGCCGGCGGCCTCGCTCCGGCGACGCGCGACGTCGTCCGCGCACTCGATGCGTTCGGCCGCGACATTATCCTCGTCGAGACGGTCGGCGTCGGCCAGATCGAGCTCGAGATCATGAAGGTCGCCGACACCGTCGTCGTCGTGACCGTTCCCGGCCTCGGTGACGGCGTCCAGACGATCAAAGCCGGCCTGCTCGAGATCGCCGACTGCTTCGTCGTCAACATGGCCGATAGGCCGGGCGCGCATCAGACGGTCGCGGACCTTAAGATCATGCTGACGCTCGGCGGCGCCGAGGAGCGGCGACGCCGCTGGAAGCCGCCCGTCCTAGAGACGATCGCGACCGAAGGCGTCGGCATCGACAAGCT
Protein-coding regions in this window:
- the meaB gene encoding methylmalonyl Co-A mutase-associated GTPase MeaB, producing the protein MTTAAASTESERKGIDLAKRVLNGDWRALARSISLIENDDPAAAALVAMLYPRTGHAQVIGVTGPPGAGKSTLVDVLAALIRKEERTVGIVAVDPSSPFTGGAVLGDRVRMQRHAGDPGVFIRSMASRRSAGGLAPATRDVVRALDAFGRDIILVETVGVGQIELEIMKVADTVVVVTVPGLGDGVQTIKAGLLEIADCFVVNMADRPGAHQTVADLKIMLTLGGAEERRRRWKPPVLETIATEGVGIDKLWIACQQHHQVLEADERMGRSHDRLRDEVVEAVQRRIGAYVAGQLSSDGSMEPVLAAVLRREIDPRAAADRIVAQHLKAE